The genomic segment aaaacacgcttaatatctcaaaagacagctaatgttgttcttcaaaatttatatgttaCACACATTTGTGTTCATTTTTCgtcgtcaatttaagatgtcttaggctagtttcacacttgcgttgaacggcatccgttgcattgcgttgtgtaacggatgcaacggatgctgcaaaacaacgaaatccgtttagatttttttttatttttacagttttaccggcggcagactattgtgaacgatcaactgatcgctcccagtagccggccgccgggtgatcagctgatcgctccctgcagccggctgccgggtgatcagctgagcgctgtcacttgctggccgccgggtgatcaactgatcgctccctgcagccggccgccgggtgatcagttgatcgctccctgcagccggccgccgggtgatcagctgatcgctccctgcagccggccgccgggtgatcagctgagcgctgtcacttgccggcacccGGGCATGCCGGGGGcctgtcgctcagctgagcgctgtcacttgccggcgcccgggcatgccggcggccggtcgctcagctgagcgctgtcacttgccgacggccgggcactcagctgaacgttcggccaccgcgagccaaagtaaagtttgtgatttaaaaaaaaaaaaagagcatgcgcagtgaaatccagaggattccgctgctcaaaacaacgttacatgctgcgttcctcccgctgggtggaagcaacggagcgtcgcccagcggaagcaacgcaggtccttttggtacaatccgtcacccatacaagtctatgggaaacagcggaatctgttaacggattccgctgttttccaaaagggcggattgtaacggaaggaaaacaacgcaagtgtgaaagtaccctaaagaagaagaaagttctgtgcgtgccatttctgttttcctagttacaatttattgtaaagcttggttcaatgctccaaaagctcatcttgcgccaaagcaaggtttaggtattttgcatagtctgttaaggctactttacacactgcgatatcggtcccgatatcgctagtgtgcgtacccgcccccatctgttgcgcgacatgggcatatcgctgcccgtgccgcacaacatcgcccagagccatcacacatacttacctgtccggcgacgtcgctgtgaccggcgaaccacctcctttcaatcgcagcggaggggcggagatgagcgggacgtaacatcccgcccacctccttccttccgcatagcggccgggaggcaggtagggagacgttcctcgctcctgcggcgtcacacgcagcgatgtgtgatgccgcaggaacgaggaacaacctcgttactgctgaagtaacgatttttgggaattaggacccgtgtagccgattagcgataaatcacgcttttgcgacgattttacatcgctgaacgctgttacacaaagctatatcgctaacgattgcggaagtgcgtcaccaaaaccgtgaccccaacgacaaaattcgggcgatatcgcagtgtgtaaagcccgctttagactataaagaatgtgacaacgaAATAGCCCTGACCACATTTTCAaaccatttgtggtatttgaatgcagagttggtgggattatcgttttttgatcccaccattgcagacgatgaaaagttgttaatggctaataaattgctcaggagcacagatgaaccatcagagcacgctagggttgtaaatccaaaagttaggaaagaaaaattaaaagaggtagttgatggaggattggtaaactcacttaccaaagaaacatttacattctttgaccgatttaatataaaaacagatttcctaaggctaagttcacatttccgctaaaatgtatcagtcgaaatccgctgctatggtaaacaacggaatccgtttagcggattccgttgtgtcccatagacttgcattagtggcggattgcgactgatgaccctgcgttgcgtccgtcgttttttgactgcccgccgggcggggagcaacgcagaatgtaacgtttttcggaccGTTGAAAACAACGCACCACGCAGAAATTcgtcgccatccgtcacacttgcaatgtatgcctatggtgctggattctgtcgtaatccgtcttacgacggaatccagcgctggattccgtcatgctctactgaggcaTGGCTatggcatgtttggcacgcccactaggctgtcccaaacacaaacggatcatgactgatccgtcaaaaaaaaaacggatgcgcagcggatgtaacggacgcaactgatccgtttttttcacaggattcctgtgaaaggaatcctgtgaaaaacacatcagttgacatttaaaaaacaactgatcccttGCTGactgacctgacggattgaaaacaacggaagtgtgaacttagccttagataactatgtaaaattatcaactcatgtaggtactacgtctgtatcttttctgtgtctgttttgtatgtattatatacctcatttttatattttaaaataaaaaatgtcattagacttatcagtattacttgtttttttgttatatttctactttaaactcaaaaatataccaaaaacccccccaaaatttatcacttaataacaaaatatacgaagtacgctcctagtggtaccaggtcacgttcttggggctaaaagctgttgtaactcagtttgacttaaaataacaacaattatgtataaaatataaattttgaagaacaacattagctttcttttgagatattaagcgtgtttttattattcaccgttctggagttatggctccatatgtcagctttttaccAAAAgtttggattttttcaaactttgagcgacgagcggcacgggttaacgtcgtttgatcgagctcaaattttgtctatctcaatatctggaaaggggaatcgttttgtggggtccagacggacaaaatttcgacatcgattttttgcggtcaccctagtGTGGGCGGAATTATAAAGAGCTCATTATTCAGAGAACTCCTACAGTCTACAACAGAAAAAACAGAGATTctaagaaagctgccaatcaggcgaATCTGTAAAATCGGCCTCCACCATTGATTGGCTGCTTGCTGACTATGTACACAGGAAGcgtctaatcagtggtgtgggcgcagttatacagaactcattagtgcatgccctcatcatctcctgcctggactactgcaacctcctgctctgtggcctcccttccaacactcttgcacccctccaatctatcctaaactctgcagcccgcttaatcctcctctcccctcgctactccccagcctcgccactctgacaatcccttcactggcttcccatcgcccaacgactccagttcaaaacactaaccatgacatacaaagccatgcacaacctgtctcctccctacatctgtgacctagtctcccggtacctacctgcacgcaacctcagatcctcacaagatctccttctctgctcctctcttatctcctcttgccacaatcgcgtacaagatctctcccgtgcttcccccatactctggaacgctctacctcagcacatcagactctccactaccgtggaaagcttcaagaggaacctcaagacccacctcttccaacaagcctacaacctacaatagccctcagtccagtacaccactgcgcaaccagctctgtcctcacctattgtaccatcacccatcccctgtagactgtgaccctcgcgggcagggtcctctctcctcctataccagtctgtcttgtactgttaatgattgttgtacgtataccctctctcacttgtaaagcgccatggaataaatggcgctataataataaataataataataataataattattattgaaAGAACTGCTACATCTACAACAGGGATTCTATCTAAACTgcgccaagcagcccagtaagtgacacatcactggaatcaggatctaagcacctatatcatgctgctctcagattacatagcaaatgaCATATTACATTTAAATGTAATTTTTGCTGCCATAAATAATATTTTATTCTTCATTCTTTCAACAGAACCAGAATTTTCATAGAAAATGAGATGGCGGAAGCTCTTCCTCTACACCACGATACTTATTCTCGTTTTGAACACCCTACATTATCTCCTTGTGGGAAAATCAGGATATATATATGGGAGTCAAAAGAGGATAATCAGGGAACCTACGGGCATGTGGACAATAGAACCGATTGGACGACTTGGCAATTTAATGGGGGAGTATGCCACGCTTTATGCCTTGGCCAAACTAAACGGGCACAACGCATATGTGATGCCTGAAATGCACTGGCCACTTTCAAGCGTTTTTAAGATTACTTTGCCTATGATGGACCAGGAAAAATTTCAGCAAATCGAATGGATAGACTTTCGTCTCCACGACTGGATGTCTCCAGAATACAAAGACATCGACTTTGAGTTTGTGCAGCTCTTGGGTTATCCTTGCTCATGGACCTTTTACGAAGAAGTGAAGGATGAAATTCTTCGAGAGTTCACGTTTCACGACAACATCAAGGAAGAAGCCAATAACTACCTCTCCAGGCTGCGGAAAGGCCGTAGGAACGTTACTTTTGTAGGAATTCACGTACGTAGAGGGGACTATCTGACCATCATGCCCGATGTATGGAAAGGGGTGGTAGCCGACAAGCAGTATTTACAGACAGCTATGGACTATTTCCGAAATAAgtaccaaaatcctttatttgtagtcGCGAGTAATGGTATGGACTGGTGTAAGAAGAACATTAACACAACCTTGGGAGATGTCCATTTTTTGGGAGATGGTGAGGAATCTTCACCAATCCATGACTTTGCTCTCTTGGTGCATTGTAACCACACCATCATGACCATAGGGACATTTGGATACTGGGCCGGATATTTGTCCGGAGGGGAAACTATTTACCTATCAAACTTCACCTTGCCAGACTCGGAGTTTCTTCAAATTTTTAAATACGAAGCAGCTTTCCTTCCGAATTGGATCGGGATTCCTGCAGACCTATCACCACTTCAGAACCAGACTGTTGATCTGACGAAAGAATAAAGCACTACAAGACCTACAAGACATCCAAATCTATGGTTATTTCAGGGATTAGCGATCACCCTATATACCTCCCTATGGTAGTAGAATTTTCTAGCTTTGTATGGGTCTACTGTCACAATTCCGATTgcggaacattctgtattgttctgcaatgCTCTTTTATacgttgcttatggtgcagagcgttttgcaggatgaatactCTGCTGGTtgttggtcctgggaggtgctctcgcagatgcttcttgttcccggtgattgctctgcttcattagggagcatggacgctaccagttgtacttcctggttacagttgtgctgttggctcccgtggtgctcggtgttcagatcttggtctctcgactccggactgctgtttacccgtctctgcctgtcctcccctgtttctgttgtgacttcccggcttctgacctcggacttcctcctgaccacatcctcacctgctccctgtattttgtacatattctcctggaaccctgaccttcggcttgtatcttgacctcatttctgtcTGCCCCCCGTGTACTGTCATGCCCTCCTAGTTTAcgatctcggcctgtctgactactgCTTCAGTTTCTGCATAcaggtagtgtctagcgccacctggtGACAGTCATCACATCTGTTAGGTAtaactgtctgttgtttgtgttggtTACAACATTTGCTGCCAATATCTGAGTTGTTCTGTCCAGAAATTTGACGCCCTTCTGGTGGTGTCCCAAAGAGAATTTAATTAATATTTTCTTTTGTATTTACTTTTTATTTCTGCAAATATATGAAGAACAGTAGGTCCTAAAGGTCTAAAACCTGGCCTAAAACTGTCTGAAGTGCATATTTACCTATGTGACAAATTTGGGACAGATTGGTCCAGTCGTTTGGCCGTAAATTTATCTTTGcttttttaatcctttttttaCCCCATGACTATTTTGAGAACAGTAGGTCCTAAAGAGCTGGAACCTGGCCTAATACCTTTAGAGCGCCTAAGTAAGCTATGTACCAGATTTGAAGCAGATTGGTCCAGTCATTTGACCGTAAATTTATCTTtgcttttttaataattttttaccCCATGACTTATTCGAGAACAGTAGGTCCTACAAAGCCGAAACCTGGCCTAAACCCTATGTGCCATATTTGGGCCAGATTGATCCAGTCGTTTGACCATACATTAATCTTTGGCTTTTTAATCCTTTTTTTCCCCATGACTACTTGTCACATGAAGTTGTGCTCCAAACTCAATCAGTCGTGGGGCCTTAGGCGCTGTTCAGActatagattctgacactccacactattggTTTCTctagtgtttctgagttacacaggcagactcgggctttgaccagctgtgtgctcattaatggtcaggatagcaagagttaacctctgttaGCCTGCTGGCTACCCCTggaatcacatgttgttggaaacctatcacatttactccctgcctttttatgaTGGTGGACTCTGTCTTCCTACTGTatgctgactatagtttattgctgtgtttgtctgtgtgctgttgtgtcccagtcctgctggtgactaTATTGTGTGGTGCTTGAAGTTACTGTGGAATTCCCTCATCGTcttcttgtttcctccctgctcttaatttcctccttacctcttattgccTTATAGTTTTGTGTGAGCCTGCtgagagatagagttttggtttcccctgtctatctctgttggttttatcacatttCTGTCCCGGTAGGAGGTATAAtaacagggctggtcaggagcagggccaggaaggcggctcagacatcctcatctTCAGAGGTAActttgagataagggatagctagggtccccctagtctgagggccagtctaggagccctgtcCCCTGCTCTCCCCGATCATCGTTATGCTATTTCTTTGAGAAACCCAGCCTAAAACCTTCAGAGTGCCTAAGTTAGCTATGTAGAAGATTTGGGGGCAGATTGGTCCAGGCGTTTGACCATAAATAAATCTTTGCTTTTTTAATCCTTTTTTACCCCAGGACTATTTGTCATGTGGAATTTCACTCAAAACTCAGCGAATGTCATGGTGgaatcagacactgttcacactacagattctgacactccacactattgtTTCTTTGGTGTTTCTAatttacacaggcaggctcgggcgtcgaccagctgtgtgctcattaatggtctgttagcctgctggttacttctgggatcacatgttgttggaaacctatcacatttactccctgcctttttatgaTGGTGGACTCTGTCTTCctacgccgactatagtttattgctgt from the Anomaloglossus baeobatrachus isolate aAnoBae1 chromosome 11, aAnoBae1.hap1, whole genome shotgun sequence genome contains:
- the LOC142256162 gene encoding galactoside alpha-(1,2)-fucosyltransferase 2-like, producing the protein MRWRKLFLYTTILILVLNTLHYLLVGKSGYIYGSQKRIIREPTGMWTIEPIGRLGNLMGEYATLYALAKLNGHNAYVMPEMHWPLSSVFKITLPMMDQEKFQQIEWIDFRLHDWMSPEYKDIDFEFVQLLGYPCSWTFYEEVKDEILREFTFHDNIKEEANNYLSRLRKGRRNVTFVGIHVRRGDYLTIMPDVWKGVVADKQYLQTAMDYFRNKYQNPLFVVASNGMDWCKKNINTTLGDVHFLGDGEESSPIHDFALLVHCNHTIMTIGTFGYWAGYLSGGETIYLSNFTLPDSEFLQIFKYEAAFLPNWIGIPADLSPLQNQTVDLTKE